In a genomic window of Chrysemys picta bellii isolate R12L10 chromosome 1, ASM1138683v2, whole genome shotgun sequence:
- the NYX gene encoding nyctalopin, which translates to MFVIILNVILCIPHIHAVWACVRSCPANCVCTQERSCSILCDRAGLLQIPSDFPCEASSINLDKNSIKFVSERAFGTLPSLKSLSLQHNNISFITPGAFKGLPRLTELKMAHNEYIRYLHTRTFTALKRLVRLDLADCNLFNIPDRIFIELPALQELFCFQNNFRRIPGAIRGMENLTHVYLERNKIEAVAYNSLQGLTRLKYLNLQDNRINVIHDRAFQDCQKMEYLYLNDNLLSDLPENSFDGLRHLKMLNLGGNFLRNVSNTWFRDLVELEVLYLDRNRVNYIEEGAFENLTSLVSLHLNSNNLTTLPLSVFQPVYFLGRLYLFRNPWECDCRLEWLKEWMENYRLVRDIPCVSPSSVAGIDLADVLFDRSPEGYCLDPVELNITSYSPTPTEEPHSTTESKFSSLISKLLLQEGLPEEVANITEALTNTTLLDRLGDEVSSGVGEYAISCSFHLLALITARAVVVLQGK; encoded by the exons ATGTTTGTCATCATTTTAAATG TCATTCTATGTATCCCCCACATCCATGCTGTGTGGGCCTGTGTACGTTCCTGCCCTGCCAACTGCGTGTGCACGCAGGAGCGGAGCTGTTCCATCCTGTGTGACCGTGCCGGCCTTCTGCAGATCCCCAGCGACTTCCCCTGTGAAGCCTCTTCTATCAACCTGGATAAAAACAGTATTAAATTCGTCTCAGAGAGGGCCTTTGGGACCCTGCCTTCCCTCAAATCTCTCTCACTCCAGCACAACAACATCTCCTTCATCACTCCCGGGGCTTTCAAAGGGCTGCCCAGGTTGACTGAGCTTAAAATGGCTCACAATGAATACATCCGCTACCTGCACACTCGCACTTTCACTGCCCTCAAAAGGCTTGTCAGACTAGACCTAGCTGACTGCAACCTTTTCAACATCCCAGACAGGATTTTCATAGAGCTCCCTGCCCTTCAGGAGCTCTTCTGCTTCCAGAACAATTTCCGAAGGATCCCCGGAGCCATACGAGGCATGGAGAATTTGACCCATGTTTACTTGGAGCGAAACAAGATAGAAGCTGTAGCCTATAACTCTCTGCAGGGCCTGACCAGGCTGAAGTATCTTAACCTCCAAGACAACAGAATAAATGTCATTCATGACCGAGCCTTTCAAGATTGTCAGAAAATGGAGTATCTCTACCTGAATGACAACTTACTcagtgacctcccagaaaactcCTTTGATGGGCTGAGGCACCTGAAAATGCTCAATCTTGGTGGGAACTTTCTCAGGAACGTGTCCAACACCTGGTTCCGGGACCTGGTTGAACTGGAGGTTCTGTACTTGGACCGAAACAGGGTCAACTACATTGAAGAAGGGGCATTTGAAAACCTAACGAGCCTGGTCTCTTTGCATTTGAACAGTAACAACCTAACTACCCTGCCTCTTTCTGTCTTCCAGCCAGTCTATTTCCTGGGAAGGCTCTATCTTTTTCGGAACCCCTGGGAGTGTGACTGCAGGCTCGAATGGCTGAAAGAGTGGATGGAGAATTACAGACTTGTCAGGGATATTCCTTGTGTCTCCCCCTCCTCAGTAGCCGGTATTGACTTGGCGGATGTGCTGTTTGACAGATCACCTGAAGGTTATTGTCTTGACCCAGTGGAGTTAAACATCACGTCCTACAGCCCAACCCCGACTGAAGAGCCTCACTCCACCACAGAGAGCAAGTTCAGCAGCCTTATCTCCAAGCTCCTGCTCCAGGAGGGCCTTCCCGAGGAGGTGGCAAACATCACTGAAGCATTAACCAACACCACCCTGTTGGACAGGCTAGGTGATGAGGTTTCCTCAGGGGTGGGGGAATATGCTATCTCCTGCTCTTTCCACCTCCTGGCACTCATTACAGCTCGAGCAGTGGTGGTTCTGCAAGGTAAATAA